DNA sequence from the Desulfosporosinus sp. Sb-LF genome:
AGCTATAAAATCATAGCCAGGTTGGAAACGATCTGTGAGCAAATTCTGGCGCTGGAACGTGACTAGCCGTTTGACAGGATCCTTGATTTGATACCCGCTGTCAGATGGGGTAAAATACTTCTGCAGGAATTCTGGCGGAGTGCTCGCGAAATCATTTTGTTTATAGAGGCCGTCTTTTGCTTGCTGAAGTACATTGACATCAATATCCGTACCGAGAACGGTAAACTTGGTACTTGTGAAATATTCCATCATCGTTATGGCTAAGGAGTAAGGCTCTTGGCCGCTCGAACATCCAGCACTCCAGAGCTTTAATGGATTTTTTGCCTTCAGGAGCAGGGGGATAACCGTTTCTCGCAGTGTTTTCCATTGATTAGCATCTCGAAAGAATTGAGATACGTTAATTGTCAAATGTTTGAAGAAGGCGTCATATAAGACTGGGTCAACATCGAGGGCTTTTATAAATAGTGGATAGGTTTGATGCCCATGGGAGCTCATGAAGCTAAGTATTCG
Encoded proteins:
- a CDS encoding protein-glutamate O-methyltransferase CheR; this encodes MPNTYEEFVKAFHPKSGLDLKFYKQNQMQRRILSFMSSHGHQTYPLFIKALDVDPVLYDAFFKHLTINVSQFFRDANQWKTLRETVIPLLLKAKNPLKLWSAGCSSGQEPYSLAITMMEYFTSTKFTVLGTDIDVNVLQQAKDGLYKQNDFASTPPEFLQKYFTPSDSGYQIKDPVKRLVTFQRQNLLTDRFQPGYDFIACRNVVIYFTDEAKEMLYKKFTDALRPGGILFTGSTEHLFGMNNLGLKPVSSFFYQKL